The Patescibacteria group bacterium nucleotide sequence TTCCTCGTAACAATGCCGCAACCATCACAGTCAAGTCGAATAGAACCGATACGACGAATCCAACAATTATGCCACCAATTGGAAAATTTTTTACCAGGGTGGTTAGACGATTGCGCGTTCCATAATACAAGCGAAAGTTATTCCGATGTCCGCCCGCCGAACCGCCAACGGCGTGGTAAACAATCGACCGGCTCACGAAGACACTTTTTCCTCCCAATAAAAGATTGCGCAAGCACAGATCAACATCCTCAAAATACATGAAGTAATCATCATCAAACATCCCCAGATCTGCAAAACGCTGCTTTTTCACCAACATGGCCGCGCCGCTGACTCCACCAACCAAAGCATTTTTTTCATATTCTTCGGTATCTAACCGACCAAATCCCCGATCGTATCCAGCCCCGATGATTGTGTGAGTTATTCCGGCTGAATTCAGATGGTCTGGTTGGGCTTGAATCAGCAGCTTGCTCCCAAAGAAATCGGCATCGGGATATTGTTTCACAGCCTGGGCTAACGCGCTGAGGCAATTAGGATCCACTGCCGTATCATTGTTCAGAAAAAATACATAATCGCCACGGCATTCTTTGACAGCCAAATTGTTACCCTTGGCAAAGCCATAGTTTTTTGGGTGTACGACTATCCGAGCTTCGGGGTAGTGAGTTCTTACCCAATCCACGCTATCATCCGACGATGCGTTATCCGCGAATACTACCTCATATTGGCCTTCCGGAAAATGTAAATTACGAATTGACCCCAAACAAGCGTCAATAAATTTCTTTCCATTATAATTCAATATACAAATACTGATATACATTTGTTATCCTTTCATGTGATCAAGTTTAGGTGTTCCGCTGACAGGATGAGAGAAATGCCAGACAACACCCCTGCACCGTGAGGTAAATACTTTTTTTTCCTGCGAATAATATAAAATGAAGTTTATTAATAACAAAGCTAAATAACCAATGATAAATACGCCCCGCTGAAACCAATTGCCGTGTTTGCGAATAAACATGATGCCATTACGCGTTTCGTAATAAGCCGTGAGAGGATTCCGAACGTTTCCACCCACTGACATAGCCTCTTTGTGATATATTATTGCCTCAGAGACGCAAACGATTTTATACCCGGCAAGATATATCCGATATCCGAGATCAACGTCCTCGGTATAATAAAAATATTGTTCATCAAACGCGCCCACCTGTTTCAGTACTGCTGTTGGTATCATTAGTGCACTGCCCGAATAATATTTTAGCGTGAATTTATTTTGATCTTTGAAGCGACTCGGATGCAATGAACCGCCCACCTGACGCCATCCAGTATATAAGCTCAGAATGCCACCCCTTGATTGAACCAACCCCATATCCTGATAGGATCGTATCTCCGGCCCAATGACACCCAAGTCTCCACCAACCCGCGCCCTTTTTACTAGATGCTCCAGAAAATCATATTTAACCGTCGTATCATTATTCAGCAACATGATATATTCACTGCGCGATTCCCGCAAAACCAACCCAATACCAACATTATTTCCACCGGCAAAACCAAGATTTTCGCTATTTTGTATAATGCGTATATATGAACCGTATTCACGCTGCAGAATGGCAATGTCATCTCCTTTCGAGTGGTTGTCTACTACAATTACTTCGTAGTTTGGGTAACTGATTTTCTTCAGAGAAGCCAGACAATCCCTTGTGTCCCTGACCCCATTCCAATTCAGAATGACAAATGATACTCTGGGATACTCCATCATGTGATTGTTTCGTCAGATTCCTTCGGTTTGATCAGCTGTCTGAATATCGACCACTCATTCTGCCCAATACCTCCGATAAGGTACAAAAACAGACCATATGTGATGGCCCCGCCAATGATCAACAACGGAACGGGCCACGATTTACCAGCGATTAGAAAAATACTCATACCCAGACTGGCTATTAACGGTTTAGGTACATAGCGCCAAAACGGCACAACTACTATCGCTCTAAAACGTTGATAGGCGACCACAAACACTAATAGTTCGGATAACAAGGTCGCGACGGCGGCTCCATTCAGACTGAAGCGCGGTATCAATATCAGATTTAGCACGATATTCATTATGGCACCCAATCCAACGATGGCCAGATATGATCTTTGCCGGTTGCACGCCTGCAAACCATTACTGAATATTATGCTGAAGAATATCACCACTACGGTCCAGATCAGAAATCGAAAAGCCGTCACGCCCCCAAGATATTCCGAACCATATATCAGGCCGATCAAAGGCTTCGATAAGATGGCCCCACCAAAACCGATCGGTAATGCCACGATTGCAACAAATTTTGAAAAAGAGGACGTAAGTGCTTGTAACTGTGTTGGTGATTTTTTGAATAATGCGGAAATTTGAGGAAATAGCACTACTCCAAGCACGTTCGCAAATATCAGTATAAATAGGACTATCTTATATATGGCGTTATACCAACCAACCTGTGCGTCCTGTTTCATGAAACCCAACATTACCGTATCTAAAAAGTAGTAGATCGATATAAAAATCATGCTGAGCGCGTAAGGCCACGATTCACGAAAAAGGTGTCCCCAGAATTGATGCTCAATTTTTAATGAAACAGCAAAGAAATTACGGGCAACAATGACCATAGTGACGATCATACCCACGACCGCGGCCAACGCATACATCCAGCCAAACGCAACTAACGGAGCTCCCCGAATAATAAAATACATTCCCAGTCCGAATGTCACCACCGAAATTGTGATTTTACCAATCATCTCGTAAACCATCCTTTGGGTAGATCGATAGACTGTAACAATCGCACCAATCAAATTCTGAAATACGACTTGTGCCCCATATAACAAGATCAAGTATAATACCACCGTTTCCTTGTGGCTTATCAAATATACGATATATAACAGACCGATATAACCTATACCCAGGAGTAGCCGGAGAGTGAATATATTGTCGATGTATTTTTTTGCCTGTTGCGGCTGACGGGCGACTTCACGAATTGCTAGCGTGCCAAATCCGCAATCCACGACCACCGAAAGTAATGTCGCCAAACTAATGGCAAACCCAATTTTACCAAAATTATCTGCCGCCAAATACCTGGCTAGTTTTACCGTCAAGACAAACATTAATAACCCGTTGACTAGTTCAGCCACCGAAAGCCAAATTGTATTTTTTACTAATAGTTTATATACGTTCGACATCACATGAACACCGGGGAATTGATCCGGTAATTTGCATAGGAATAATTATGGGCGTAAAGGATGCCGGATGACCTAAAGCTTAATATCCGTCATCTTGACCACCCGGCTGCCCCGCATATTCGCGATCGTCAGCTCAAGCCCTTCTTTGAGCGGAACGACCGGGAACCAGCCCAGTTTATCCTTGGCCAGCTTGATATCCGGCATGCCGCGATGCGCGATATAAGGCGACTCCGATTCAAATGATATCACCGATGACGTATCGGTCAATTCTTTTACCAGATCCGCAACCTTTTGGTAGGTTTCTGGCTGATCACTGCCCAGGTTGACCGGGCCAGCCAGTTCGGATTGCATGAATTTACCGATACCTTCGATAATGTCGGCAATATAGCATAAGCTAGTCCGCAGGTTTGGCTCGCCATAAACCACCAACGGTTGATTGGTGATGGCGCGCGATATCAGCCGGGGAATCAGCCGGTTGTCTTCCAGGCTCATCCTCGGCCCATAGGTCTGAAATATCCGGGCGATCCGAGCGTCAATCTTGTATTCCTCACGATAAATCTTCACCAGGGTCTCGGCAAAGCGCTTGCCTTCATCGTAACACCCCCGCTCGCCCAGTTGGTTGACCCGACCGTAATTGTTTTCGGCCAACAACACCTGCTCGCCCGGTTCCGGTTCGCCATAGACCGCCGAACTGGACGCCAACATCACCTTGGAGTGGTATTTCACCGCCAAGTCTAGGACATTCTTGGTACCATGACTGTTGGCTAGTGCCGTATCCAACTGGTGCGCGTGTTTTTCGTAATGCGACGTCGGACAGGCCAAGTGATATATCTCCTGAAGACCGTGATATGGCAATTTGAACTTTTTGAGCTCTGGAAATACTTCCAAATCGGTTGGCTGTGACAAATCGTGCCGAATAAATTCGAAGTTTGGCAAATGCAGCAGATGATTGACATTCTCAATGTTGCCCGAGATGAGATTATCCAAACAAATGACATTACATGTTCCGATCAATGAATCGCACAGATGGCTACCGATAAATCCAGCCCCGCCCGTGACTAATACGTTTTTTCGTTGCAATGGTTCAGATGTTTCCATAGTAGTTAGTTCAATGTGAAAAACGAATCTTTAATAATGACACGATCATCCGCCAGCTGGCACGCAGCAACTTGGCGCCCGACATTTCCGCGCTGGAACGATCAACCCAAACCGTAGGCACTTCGCGGATCTTGAATTTGGCCCGTTTTAGTTGTACTAGTATATCAATATCAATCGACATATCGGTTATTGTAAGTTTGTCTACGATCCGCTCAACCACCTGGCGACGGAATAGTTTGGCGCCGCACTGAGTGTCGCGATAAGGCAGCCAAAACAACATCTTGGTAAAATAATGGAAGCCGTAACTGAACAAAGTGCGCAGAAAAGTGGTCCGGCCCACTACCCGGGAACCCGTCACCCACCTTGACGCGATGGCTCCATCATATGATTCGTGAAGTATTGCCTCGACCAATTTGCGATATTCGGCGGGGCTGGTTGATCCATCGGCGTCCAAGAAGCCAATTAGATCGCCTTGGGCGTGTTGAAAGCCATATTTTATCGCTCGACCCTTGCCACCTTTAGGCAGTTCATGAATGACTATGGCGTGGCCCGATTCCCGCTGGGCCTGTTCGACTACTTCGCGGGTGTTGTCACGACAGCCGTTGAGCACCACTACTAATTCCACATTGCCCGGATAAAAATCTTTGACATAGTCATCCAGCGTGCGCCGGATCCGCTGAGCTTCGTTATAGGCTGGAATAATGAGAGATATGAGCATGCGAAGTTATTTCAGACTACCAAGCTTAAGGGTGAAGGCCGTCTCTTTGTCATCGCGCAAAATCGTTAACCTTAATTCATCGCCCGGCGCATTATTTTGCACCGCGTCCGATAGCGTCATGTTGGTATCTAATTTCACGTTGTTCACTTGGGTAATAATGTCGCCTTTTTTTAGACCAGCTGTTTCCGCTGGACTCTGAGCCACGATCGCCGGACGGTCGGCTTCGCGATCACCATAAATATACGCGCCCACCTGCCGATGTTGCGAAAAAACGGACGAGACATCCCGGCTGGCGCTTAAATCCAGATAATGTACACCAAACTCACTTCGAACAACCGCGCCGTTTTTTAATAGGCTGTTTAAACCGGCTCGAATTGCCCCCGCTGGTACTGCCTGAGCGGTGGGCCACGAGGCGCTGGCAACCAAACCGACCAGCTTGCCATCATAGTTTACCATAGCGGCTCCCTGATAATCTTCCGACAAGACATCCTGCACTAGCACCCGAGCGGCGATTGTCTCCGAGCTGAGCAGACGGTCGGCCGCGGTCGGTGCCGGCAGATAATAGGGATCAATCACCAGACCAGCGCCCAAACGAATGTCCTGGCCATTATCGTGGCGCAAGTAGAGGATATCATCCAGCGCATCAACTTTGTCATTATCGATAAAATCTATCGCCTGATAATTTTGTCCGGTAATCTTTAAATAATAGACTGGCAAACTGGGGTCACCGATCACCTGATCAACGGTTATCACCAGACCATTGGCTGTTATAGCCACGTAGGTTTTTTTTAAATCGGGTACGGACCATTTCGGCGCTACAATCCAGCCGTCACTTGTTACCAACAACCCCGAAGACAGCTGATCGGTTTCAGCATAGACTGTGGCTAGCGGATCAGTTATTGAACTGGTGTCTTTTTTTTCAAAAATACCCACAGCCGATTCCGGCAAGTGGCTGTTCAGATCGTTGCGCTTTTGGAGTCGCGCGTTGTCGCTGCCACTGTTGCGAAATGGGGTGCCATTCCAGCTCAAGGAAGTTGGGTTCTGGTTGTTGTAGAACCAGGAGCCGAACCACCCAGCGAATCCGCCCAAGACCAATGCCAATATAAGGGTAAATAAGCGACCGTTCTGACGTCGCGGTCGATGCAATTCTTTTAGCTCCTTATCTTGGTACAGGCGCTCTAAATCTTCCGTATTTTTCATCTTGGGTGATGTGGGAGTTGGTTTGAGGTCCATATATTATGGTTGTTAACTTACTGGGTGTTCGTTTTTGGCTAAGATCGACCCGCCCGCCTTGACTGGCGTCAAGCCAGTCGGGCGGGGGCACCGCCAAGGATTCGGCCGAAGGCATTGTGGAGCTACGTCGAGGTCGAACCGAAGGCGGTAACGAAGATATTGGCCAAAGCTTCCTTATTAACGGGCTTTGTCCGTTTACAAGGAAGCGTAAACGAATGCCCAGACTAAACCCAACGGGCCGTAATTAATGCTAATAATAGCACACTAATACCGACAATGAAATAGCGCATCCAGACCGGCCGGGTCAAATGTTCAATCAGATAATAGCGACTCACATTATAGGTGATATATAACACAATGGTGACTGCCAAAGCATTGACATAAACGCCCGACGGCATCCAGTTCGCCACCCAAAAGGTTTGAGCGCACACGATGGCTATTATGAGCGTATGCAGCCACTGGCGTCGGAATTCAATTAGATTGACCTGCAGCATTTGTAAAGATATTAGCCAGACAACGACCAGCACAATCAACGTCAACAACCAGGCGGGCCAATTGATGTACAGTATAGCGCTAAATGCAGCCACTGCCACAGCAAACATGGCACTAATATTCAGATAACTAGAGATACTCTGCAATGAGTGAACATTATACTTCTCTGTCCGATAGTAGTAGTAAAAAATATTAGTTAAATAAATTAACTGGGATATCGCCGATATGGCTATGACTAATTGGTGAAATATCACTCCCTCGGTAAAAAACAAAAGCAAAATAGTCGCGCTAATATAAAGCTCTAGACTGATCAATAATACACCGTATTCGTGGAGCGGTTTTCCGGCTGTTTGCCATGAGAGTGACAGCGCGACCAATAAAGCCATAACTGCCCACAACCAATAAAACCAGCCCGGCTGATAGAAAACCACCTCATAGGCGACCAAAGCGATAACAACCGATAATAATGGCTGAAGACGTTTGAGTAATATCATCGCAGGCTGGTTGATTTGAAGGTAAGGTTTATCCGACTGGATTCGGTGGCTAGGTTCTGGATATATGCGTTTAGCATTGCGCCATTGCTCACCGTGGCCAATTGGTTGAACAATGGTTGAATGTATGATGCCGGCAGGTTAATCTTTTGGACACGCAGATTCCGAGCGGCAAAGGCCAAGTGTCCCTCCGTTATCACCGGCTCGGCGTCTGCCACAAAGCGGTAGTACCCGTTTGATTGAAATAGTCTTCCATTGACCTGGACTTTCCCTGATTCAACCACAGCTTGCAAATCATAAAACACGGTGGCCGTACCAGGCAAACGGTCGAGCTGCTTTAACATGGTTGTCAGCTGGCCTTCATTGATTGTGCCGCTGCCCCCCAATGCATCTATCGATGTCGACCATCCCTCTCCCAATACCGGGCGAATCGGGACGATGGGACGATAAACAATCTGACTGATCACCGGTATATTAGCAATGCCGAAATATGCTACCACGCTCGCGATTATTAAAAGTATAAATGCCAAGCCAATAAGTCGGCGCAACCAGCGGTTGCTGCGCCACAATGTTGAAAGCAAACGACCGCCAGCGTGACTGCCTGGATTTGGCGTGGTAGTTGGTGTTAATGGCCGCTCTATTCTCGTCATGGATAATATATTATTGCGCCGATTCACTACTGCTCGGGTCAACCGCTCGGTACCCGGTCAAATAGTTTTGCCCGGTTCCAACAATTATTTCGCGGTTGCTCC carries:
- a CDS encoding flippase, with the translated sequence MSNVYKLLVKNTIWLSVAELVNGLLMFVLTVKLARYLAADNFGKIGFAISLATLLSVVVDCGFGTLAIREVARQPQQAKKYIDNIFTLRLLLGIGYIGLLYIVYLISHKETVVLYLILLYGAQVVFQNLIGAIVTVYRSTQRMVYEMIGKITISVVTFGLGMYFIIRGAPLVAFGWMYALAAVVGMIVTMVIVARNFFAVSLKIEHQFWGHLFRESWPYALSMIFISIYYFLDTVMLGFMKQDAQVGWYNAIYKIVLFILIFANVLGVVLFPQISALFKKSPTQLQALTSSFSKFVAIVALPIGFGGAILSKPLIGLIYGSEYLGGVTAFRFLIWTVVVIFFSIIFSNGLQACNRQRSYLAIVGLGAIMNIVLNLILIPRFSLNGAAVATLLSELLVFVVAYQRFRAIVVVPFWRYVPKPLIASLGMSIFLIAGKSWPVPLLIIGGAITYGLFLYLIGGIGQNEWSIFRQLIKPKESDETIT
- a CDS encoding NAD-dependent epimerase/dehydratase family protein, with protein sequence METSEPLQRKNVLVTGGAGFIGSHLCDSLIGTCNVICLDNLISGNIENVNHLLHLPNFEFIRHDLSQPTDLEVFPELKKFKLPYHGLQEIYHLACPTSHYEKHAHQLDTALANSHGTKNVLDLAVKYHSKVMLASSSAVYGEPEPGEQVLLAENNYGRVNQLGERGCYDEGKRFAETLVKIYREEYKIDARIARIFQTYGPRMSLEDNRLIPRLISRAITNQPLVVYGEPNLRTSLCYIADIIEGIGKFMQSELAGPVNLGSDQPETYQKVADLVKELTDTSSVISFESESPYIAHRGMPDIKLAKDKLGWFPVVPLKEGLELTIANMRGSRVVKMTDIKL
- a CDS encoding glycosyltransferase family 2 protein, producing MMEYPRVSFVILNWNGVRDTRDCLASLKKISYPNYEVIVVDNHSKGDDIAILQREYGSYIRIIQNSENLGFAGGNNVGIGLVLRESRSEYIMLLNNDTTVKYDFLEHLVKRARVGGDLGVIGPEIRSYQDMGLVQSRGGILSLYTGWRQVGGSLHPSRFKDQNKFTLKYYSGSALMIPTAVLKQVGAFDEQYFYYTEDVDLGYRIYLAGYKIVCVSEAIIYHKEAMSVGGNVRNPLTAYYETRNGIMFIRKHGNWFQRGVFIIGYLALLLINFILYYSQEKKVFTSRCRGVVWHFSHPVSGTPKLDHMKG
- a CDS encoding glycosyltransferase family 2 protein, producing MYISICILNYNGKKFIDACLGSIRNLHFPEGQYEVVFADNASSDDSVDWVRTHYPEARIVVHPKNYGFAKGNNLAVKECRGDYVFFLNNDTAVDPNCLSALAQAVKQYPDADFFGSKLLIQAQPDHLNSAGITHTIIGAGYDRGFGRLDTEEYEKNALVGGVSGAAMLVKKQRFADLGMFDDDYFMYFEDVDLCLRNLLLGGKSVFVSRSIVYHAVGGSAGGHRNNFRLYYGTRNRLTTLVKNFPIGGIIVGFVVSVLFDLTVMVAALLRGNFKAPWTILRAYAGFMVSLRAALSKRRMVQIRRSVSMAELKRQHLVVDLIQSVREYYKLRHA
- a CDS encoding S1C family serine protease — encoded protein: MDLKPTPTSPKMKNTEDLERLYQDKELKELHRPRRQNGRLFTLILALVLGGFAGWFGSWFYNNQNPTSLSWNGTPFRNSGSDNARLQKRNDLNSHLPESAVGIFEKKDTSSITDPLATVYAETDQLSSGLLVTSDGWIVAPKWSVPDLKKTYVAITANGLVITVDQVIGDPSLPVYYLKITGQNYQAIDFIDNDKVDALDDILYLRHDNGQDIRLGAGLVIDPYYLPAPTAADRLLSSETIAARVLVQDVLSEDYQGAAMVNYDGKLVGLVASASWPTAQAVPAGAIRAGLNSLLKNGAVVRSEFGVHYLDLSASRDVSSVFSQHRQVGAYIYGDREADRPAIVAQSPAETAGLKKGDIITQVNNVKLDTNMTLSDAVQNNAPGDELRLTILRDDKETAFTLKLGSLK
- a CDS encoding glycosyltransferase gives rise to the protein MLISLIIPAYNEAQRIRRTLDDYVKDFYPGNVELVVVLNGCRDNTREVVEQAQRESGHAIVIHELPKGGKGRAIKYGFQHAQGDLIGFLDADGSTSPAEYRKLVEAILHESYDGAIASRWVTGSRVVGRTTFLRTLFSYGFHYFTKMLFWLPYRDTQCGAKLFRRQVVERIVDKLTITDMSIDIDILVQLKRAKFKIREVPTVWVDRSSAEMSGAKLLRASWRMIVSLLKIRFSH